One region of Triticum aestivum cultivar Chinese Spring chromosome 6B, IWGSC CS RefSeq v2.1, whole genome shotgun sequence genomic DNA includes:
- the LOC123136360 gene encoding receptor-like protein 2, whose translation MQSLHFSYKTHTNKLHIPSLGLALMLLVCLASHTSSCTEQEKGSLLQFLAKLSQDGGLAASWRNGTNCCKWEGITCREDGTVTAVLLPSKGLHGHISQSLGNLTGLQYLDLSDNLLSGGLPVELVFSNSITTLDVSFNRLNSILDELPSSTPDRSMQVLNISSNLFVGQFPSTIWKAMGNLVALNASNNSFTGQIPAYFCETSPFFAVLDLCFNKFSGNIPQGLCDCSRLRELRAGNNNLSGTLPDELFNATLLEYLSFPNNDLHGALDDVLIINLRNIVTLDLGGNKFSGRIPDSIGQLKKLEEFHLDNNMMLGELPSALSNCTNLRTIDIKTNKFSGELTKVNFSNLPSLKTLDLLNNNFTGTVPESIYSCSNLTALRLEGNKLHGQLSPQISNLKSLSFLALGKNNFTNITNTLQILKSCRNITTLLIGDNFKGELMPEDDSNDGFENLQVLDIKDCQLSGEIPVWISRLTHLKMLLLNSNQLTGPIPTWISSLRYLFFMDVSNNNLIGEILLTFTEMPMLTDSKTHLDPRVFELPLYKGPSLQYRVVTSFPNTLNLSNNNFTGVIPPQIGQLEVLGVLDFSFNKLFGQIPQSFCNLTNLQVLDLSNNNLTGDIPAALNSLHFLSAFSISNNDLQGPIPSGGQFETFQNSSFDGNPKLCGSILSHKCVSVKAQEAIILSRKQTDYKVGFVIAFSAFFGVGVLYDQLVLSRYFS comes from the coding sequence ATGCAGTCACTCCATTTTTCGTACAAGACACACACCAACAAATTGCACATACCTTCCCTCGGCCTTGCTCTTATGCTGCTGGTCTGCTTGGCCTCTCATACCAGTTCCTGCACGGAGCAGGAGAAGGGCTCCCTTCTCCAGTTCCTTGCCAAGCTCTCACAAGACGGTGGCCTCGCTGCATCCTGGCGGAATGGCACGAATTGCTGCAAGTGGGAAGGGATCACCTGCAGGGAAGATGGGACGGTCACCGCTGTCTTGCTGCCTTCGAAGGGCCTCCACGGGCACATCTCACAATCCCTTGGAAACCTAACCGGGCTGCAGTACCTTGATCTCTCTGACAACTTGTTGTCCGGTGGTCTGCCGGTGGAGTTGGTGTTCTCCAACAGCATCACAACCCTTGATGTCAGCTTTAACCGGCTCAATAGCATACTCGACGAGCTGCCATCTTCAACCCCTGACCGGTCTATGCAGGTACTGAACATCTCAAGCAACTTATTTGTGGGACAGTTTCCATCCACCATATGGAAAGCAATGGGGAATCTGGTCGCACTCAATGCCAGCAACAACAGCTTTACTGGGCAGATACCAGCTTATTTCTGTGAAACCTCACCATTCTTCGCCGTGCTTGATCTATGCTTCAACAAATTCAGTGGCAACATCCCCCAAGGACTTTGTGATTGCTCCAGGCTGAGAGAGCTCAGGGCCGGGAACAACAACCTCAGTGGAACACTCCCAGATGAACTCTTCAACGCTACCTTGTTGGAGTACCTGTCTTTTCCTAACAATGATCTACATGGAGCTCTTGATGATGTGCTCATAATCAACCTCAGAAATATCGTCACCCTAGATCTTGGAGGGAACAAATTCAGTGGCAGGATTCCAGATTCTATAGGTCAGCTCAAGAAACTGGAGGAGTTCCATTTGGACAACAACATGATGTTAGGGGAGTTGCCATCAGCTCTGAGCAACTGCACGAATCTCAGAACAATTGATATCAAGACGAACAAATTCAGTGGAGAACTCACCAAGGTCAATTTCTCCAACCTTCCCTCTCTGAAAACATTAGACCTTCTGAACAACAACTTCACTGGCACAGTTCCAGAAAGCATTTACTCCTGCAGCAATCTGACTGCACTGCGGCTAGAAGGCAACAAGTTACATGGGCAGCTTTCACCACAAATAAGCAATCTGAAGTCCCTCTCCTTCCTAGCACTTGGTAAAAACAATTTCACAAACATCACAAATACACTTCAGATCCTTAAGAGCTGCAGGAACATTACCACTCTTCTTATCGGCGATAACTTCAAGGGAGAGCTCATGCCAGAGGATGACAGCAATGATGGCTTTGAAAATCTCCAGGTTTTGGACATCAAAGATTGCCAGTTGTCGGGAGAAATACCTGTATGGATATCAAGGCTCACACATTTGAAGATGTTACTTTTAAATAGCAATCAACTCACTGGGCCAATACCAACCTGGATCAGCTCCCTAAGATATCTCTTCTTTATGGATGTGTCAAATAACAATCTTATAGGAGAGATTCTGTTAACCTTCACGGAGATGCCCATGCTAACTGACAGCAAAACTCATTTGGACCCAAGGGTCTTTGAGCTGCCTCTTTATAAAGGTCCATCACTTCAATACCGTGTGGTTACATCTTTCCCAAACACGTTAAATCTAAGCAACAACAACTTCACAGGTGTGATTCCCCCACAGATTGGTCAGTTGGAAGTGCTTGGTGTActtgatttcagtttcaataagTTATTCGGGCAGATCCCCCAATCGTTTTGCAACCTCACAAACTTGCAGGTGCTAGACTTGTCCAACAACAATCTCACAGGTGATATCCCAGCTGCATTGAATAGCCTGCACTTCCTTTCAGCATTCAGCATTTCAAACAATGACCTACAAGGGCCTATTCCATCTGGAGGCCAGTTTGAAACATTTCAGAATTCTAGTTTTGATGGGAACCCAAAGCTGTGTGGCTCTATTCTCAGTCACAAATGTGTTTCTGTAAAAGCACAAGAAGCCATCATTCTGTCAAGAAAACAAACTGACTACAAGGTGGGCTTTGTGATTGCCTTCAGTGCGTTCTTTGGTGTAGGGGTGTTGTATGATCAGTTAGTCTTATCCAGGTATTTTAGCTAG